The genome window CCCGGCCAGCCTCGACCACGCCATCTCGCTCATGGAGGACTCCGAGCTGGTGGCCGAGACGCTCGGCGAGTCGGTCTTCAACTACGTGCTGCTGAACAAGCGGCGCGAGTGGGCGGAGTACCGGGCGCAGGTCACGCCGTTCGAGCTGCGATCGAACCTCGAGATCCTCTGATCCGCACGTGACCCGCGAGCAGCTCTCCCTCACGACGCTGGCTCGCGCCGGTTTCGTGGGGCTGAGCTCCGTCCGCGGCGAGCTCGACGAGCTGGTCGAGCTGACCGGCTTCGGGGTCGACGACCTCCTGCCGGCGCTCTCGGCCGCCGCCGATCCGGACACCGCGCTCGCGCTGGCCCTGCGGCTGCTGCGGCACGCCCCGGTGCAGACCGCCCGCTACGTGCCGTCGCGGAACGACGCGCGCCGGGTGTTTCGCGTCATCGGGGCGTCGGAGGGCGCCGCCGAGTTCTTCCTCCGCCAGCCCGCCGAACTGAGCGCGCTCGACTACCCGATCACCGCGCTGCCGACGGCGGAGGAGCTGCGCGCCGACCTGCTGGATTCCGTCGGCGCCCTGGACGGGGTCGCCGCCCTGGAGGGCGACGCCGCCCGTACCGCCCTCCGCGTCCGCTACCGGCGGCGGCTCGTGCAGATCGCGAGCTTCGACCTGGAGCAGGAGGACCCGGTCGCCGGGCTGGATGCCGTCGCCGCGGCCCTCTCCGACCTGGCCGCCGCCGCGCTGGAGGCCTCGCTCGCGGTCGCCCGGCGCGAGACCATCGGGACCGGCCCCGGCCGGTTCTCCGAGGCGGAGGTGCGCGCCACCCGGTTCGCCGTGATCGGCATGGGCAAGGCGGGCGCGCGCGAGCTCAACTACGTCAGCGACGTCGACGTCATCTATGTCACCGAGGGCGACGAGGAGGCCGGGCTCAGCTCCGGCCGTGCCGTCGACATCGCGACTCGGCTGGCCATGCTGACCCAGCGCGGGATCCACGAGCCGGCGATCGAGCCGGGCCTGTGGGAGGTCGACCCGAACCTGCGCCCGGAGGGCAAGGACGGCGCGCTGGTGCGCACGCTGGAGTCCCACATCGCCTACTACGACCGCTGGGCGAAGGGCTGGGAGTTCCAGGCCCTGCTCAAGGCGCGGCCGCTCGCCGGCGACCGGGAGCTGGGGGAGCGTTACGTCGCCGCGCTCGCCCCGAAGGTGTGGAGCAGCGCCTCCCGCGAGAACTTCGTGGAGTCGGTGCAGCGGATGCGGGAGCGCGTCACCGACAACATCCCCGACGACGAGACCCACTACCAGCTGAAGCTCGGGCCCGGCGGCCTGCGCGACGTCGAGTTCACCGTGCAGCTGCTGCAGCTCGTCCACGGCCAGACCGACGAACTGGTGCGGCAGCGCGACACGCTGTCCGCCCTGGCCGCGCTCGCCGCGCAGGGCTACATCGGCCGGGACGAGGCCGCGGCCTTCTCGCAGGACTACCGGACGCTGCGCCTCATGGAGCACCGCCTCCAGCTCCGGCACCTCAGCCGCACGCACCTCATGCCGCGCGACGAGAGCGACGTCCGGATCCTGGCCCGCGCGACCGGGCTGGCACCGAGCGCCGAGCAGCTGCTGGTGCGCTGGAACGAGATCAAGCACCGCGTGCGCGGGCTGCACGAGCGGCTGTTCTACCGTCCGCTGCTCAGCGCGGTCGCGGCCATGCCCACGGACGACACCGGTCTCACCGGGGGAGCCGGGCTGACCAGCGAGCAGGCCGAGGCCCGGCTCGCGGCGATCGGCTTCCGCGACCCGCGGGGGGCGCTCGCCCACATCGCCGCGCTCACCGCCGGGGTGTCCCGCCGTGCGATCATCCAGCGCCACCTGCTGCCCGTGCTGCTGCAGTGGTTCGCCGCCGGAGCGGACCCCGACTACGGCCTCCTGACCTTCCGCCGGCTCAGCGAAGACCTCGGCACCACGCACTGGTACCTGAAGATGCTGCGCGACTCCACCGGCGCGGCCGAGCGGCTCACCCGGGTGCTGTCCGGGTCGCGGTACGCGGGCGAGCTGCTCGGCCGCATCCCGGAGTCGGTGGCCTGGCTGGAGTCGGAGGACGACCTGCGCCCGCGCAGCGCCGAGGTGCTGCGCGAGGAGACCGCCGCCATCCTCGGCCGGCACCAGTCCGCGGCGACCGCGGCCGCGTCGCTGCGCGCCGTCCGCCGCCGCGAGGTGCTGCGGCTGGCGTTCTCGGCGATCCTCGGCTTCGCCACGATCGAGGAGCTCGCCCGCGGGCTGACCGCCGTCAACGAGAACGTGCTCGAGGGCGTGCTGTCCGCGATCCGCGCCGAACGCGGTGACGCGGCCGACCTGGAGTTCGCGATCATCGGGATGGGCCGGTTCGGCGGCCGCGAGCTCGGCTTCGGCTCCGACCTCGACGTGATGTACGTCTTCCGGCCGCTCGCCGCCGACCAGGACGCCGCGCACAAGGCCGCCCTGGCGATCGTCGCCGACCTCAACCGGCTGACCGAGGACAACCGCCTCCCGCTCGACCTGGACATCGGCCTGCGCCCGGAGGGCAAGAACGGCCCGCCGGTGCGCTCGCTGGAGGCCTACCGCGCCTACTACAAGCGCTGGTCGCTCACCTGGGAGGCTCAGGCCCTGCTGCGCGCCCGCGGCGTGGCCGGCGACGCCGCGCTGCTCGCGGACTTCGAGGCCGTCGCCGACGAGGTCCGCTACCCGGCGGCGATCGGCGAGCAGGAGGTCCGCGAGGTGAAGCGGATCAAGGCCCGCGTGGAGAACGAGCGGCTGCCGCAGGGCGCCGACCCGGCCCGCCACCTCAAGCTCGGCCGAGGCTCGCTGAGCGACGTCGAATGGTTCGTCCAGCTCGTCCAGCTCCAGCACGCCGCGGCGATCCCGGCGCTGCGGACCACGTCGACCCTGGAGGCGCTGGCCGTCGCGGTCGACAACGACCTGATCGCGGAGGACGACGCGGCCCGGCTGCGCGAGGCCTGGCTGTTCGCCTCCCGCGCCCGCTCGGCGATGACCCTCTGGACGAACAAGACGGCCGACGTGCTCCCCGCCGACCGCGTCGCGCTGGAGGGCGTCGCCCGGCTGCTGGAGTACCCGCCCGGCTCGGCGAGCCGCCTGGAGGAGGACTACCTGGGAGTGACCAGGCGGGCACGCGCGGTCTTCGAGCGCTCGTTCTACGGCCTCCCGCAGCGTCCGGCGCCGACGGGGTGAGTCGCGGGACCCTCCACACCGCGCCGGAGGAGTACGCTCGCCACAGCACCGCGCTCATGAGGAACGGGGCGCGGCGTGGCCCACGACGAACGGAGACGGGTGGCGGGTTACTTCGAGCAGACCTTCGGCTCCGACGATGTCGACGAATCCGAGGACTGGCTCAACACGCGCTACGGGCACGTCGACGTCACCCGTAGTCTCACCCGCTATGACGAGCGCGTGGTCGGCGACGACCGGTTCTTCCTCACCGAGGTCAGCACCTTCGGGCGGTACGAGTGCGCGATCGATCCCGACACCGTGCTGGTCGTCGCGGCGACCCCCGGTTTCCGCTGGGAACTCGACGGCGACGAGGGGTCGCCGACCGACCGTCCCGCGCTGTTCCAGCCGGGCAGGCCGTACCTGGCCAAGGTCGCCGACTCCGACATCATCGGCGTCGGGCTGCCGCCCGAGGCGCTGCAGCGCACGGCCCGCCTGCTCTACGGGCACGACGAGCTGGAGGTCCGCTTCGACGGGCCCTACCCCGCGGGCGACCGGGCGGGGGCGCGCTGGCTCGCAGCGCTGGAACTGGTGCGCCGCGAGGAGGCGCGCGGCCTGCTCGGCAACGACCTGATCCGCGCGAGCGCCTACCGGCTCCTGGCGGTGACCGCGCTGGAGTCGTTCCGGCTGGTCGGCGACCGGAGCTCGTTGCGAGCCTCCGCGGCGCGGCGCACGTCCGTGTACCGCGCGGGCGCCCGGTTCCTCCGGGACCACGCGTCCCTGCCGATCACGGTCGAGGACGCCGCCCTGGCCGCCGGGGCCTCCACCCGCGAACTGCTCCTCGCGTTCCGCTCCAGGAACGACGAGGGCGTCACGCCCGCACGCTACCTGAGGCGCGTCCGGCTCGACGCCGCGCGGCACGAACTGACCGCCTCCGCGGATGCCGCGCCGGCCGTGGACGCGCAGGCGATCGTGGAGCGCTGGGGATTCGGGTCGCCTGCCGCGTTCGAGCTCGCGTACCGCAGGGAGTACGCGGGCCCGAGCGCGGGCTGACGGTCACATACCCGGGATGGCCGTCAGCTCGTAGACATCGATCGTGCCGCCCATCGCGCGGTGCGGGTGACCGGTGAGCAGCGTCTCGACGGCGTCGGGACCGTCCGCCTCGATGAGTGTGTAGCCGCCGATGCTGCGGTCGGCTCCGTCCGAGACGGCGGCCGTGGGGGCGCCGAAGTCGAGCAGGCCAGCGCCGACCTGCTCGCCCCAGGCGGTCCAGGCGGCGTTCATCTGCTCGGCCTGTTCGGGAGTGGGCTCCGGCATCGAGGCCATCGCCTCGGGGTCGGCGCGGTAGAGGAGGAGATAACGGGCCATGGTGGGACCTTTCCGTTTCGCGCGGGCCCCGGTGGCCCAGGCGTGACCGAATCTAGTCGCGCGCGTGCGGCGCGGGAACGGCGGTCGCGGGACGTTTTCTGGGAGTTCATCGGGCATCTGCCGACCGGGGCGGTTTTCGGTGGGACGATCGGGAGGCCCGGTAGCGCACCCGGTCGTCGGTGGACCCCGAAGCCCGCGGTCCCGAACCGCCGCGGACCCTGAACCGCAGCGGAACCCGTACCGCCGCGGAACCGACGCTCCAGCGCCGCGGGCCACCACCCCGAACGCCCGAGGAGACCCGAACATGACCCCGCCCCGCCATGCCGACCCGGCCTTCCCGGCCGGCGACAGCGGCGCCGCCGAGCCGGTTCGCCGCAATGTCGCGCACGCCCAGCGCGTCCGCCCCTCCGTGACGAAGCGGATCCTGCTCTCCGTCGCCGGGGCGCTCGCGGTCGTGCTCGTCGCCGTGGGCGCGTTCGCCGCCTACTCGTACGTCGACCTGTCGAACGGCCTCCACCGCTCCGCGATCACGCTCCCCGGCGGCCCCAAGAAGAAGGACGTCGCGGAGACCAACATCCTCGTGATGGGCCTGGACAGCCGGCTGGACGAGAACGGGAACCCGCTGCCGGCCGACGTCTACAACGCCCTGCACGCCGGAGGCCAGGGCGACGGCGGCTACAACGCCAACGTGCTGATGCTCATCCACATCCCGGCCGGGGGCAAGAAGGCGGTCGGCATCTCGATCCCGCGCGACGACTACGCGCCGCTCTCCGGGAGCCCGGACGGCGTCTCCCAGTCCAAGATCAAGGAGGCCTACGGCCTCGCCCTCGACCAGAAGCTCACCGAGCTGACCAAGGCCGGGGTCGCCCACGATGACGCGTACCAGCAGGCCCGCACCTTCGCCCGCCAGACCGAGCTGCAGACGGTGTCCGACTTCCTCGGCGGCGTGCGCATCGACCACTTCATCGAGGTCACGATGGCCGCGTTCTACCAGGTCGCCCAGGCCGTCCAACCGGTGACCGTGTGCATCGCGGAGGACACCCAGGACCCGTACTCCGGCGCCGACTTCAAGGCCGGGGTGCAGCAGCTGTCGGCCTCCCAGGCGGTCAGCTTCGTCCGCCAGCGCCGCGACGAGAACAACACGGCCCTGAACTTCACCGACCTGGACCGCGAGCGCCGCCAGCAGGCGTTCATCGTGTCCCTGGCGACCAAGCTGAAGAAGGCCGACACGTTCGCGAACCCGGCGACCCTGGAGTCGCTGATCTCGGCGGCCAAGCAGAACATCGCCCTCGACTCCGGCTTCGACCTGCTCAGCTTCGCGTCGGAGGCCCAGCACCTGGCCGGCGGCAACATCACCTTCACCACTCTGCCGATCACCGGCTACGGCGTGCGGGACGGCAAGGATGTCAACCTCGTCGACCCCGACCAGATCCACGCGATCGTGCAGCAGCTCCTGAACCCGCCCGCGGCGACGGCCACGCCGACAGCGGCTCCGGGTGCGACGGCCTCGGGCGTGCCGGTGCCGTCGGCGTCTGCTGCCGCCCCCGCACCGACCCCCAGCGCGACGAAGCCGCCCGGCCCGAACGGCACCTACACGGACCCGACGGCCCCGCTGCCGTCCGGGGGAGTGCCCTGCGTGAAGTGAGGGCAGCAAACGCGGAAAGGGCCGCACCCCGACGGGATGCGGCCCTTCCAGCGCTGCTTGAGGTGCTTACACCCCGTAGTACAGCTCGTACTCGAACGGGTGCGGGCGCTGCGCGAGGGGCTTGATCTCCTTCTCGCGCTTGTACTCGATCCAGGTCTCGATGAGCTCCGGGGTGAACACGCCGCCTGCGGTGAGGAAGTCGTGGTCGGCCTCGAGGGCGTCGAGGGCCTCGCCGAGGGAGCCGGGGACCTGCGGGATGTTGCGGGCCTCCTCGGGC of Leifsonia shinshuensis contains these proteins:
- a CDS encoding helix-turn-helix domain-containing protein; protein product: MAHDERRRVAGYFEQTFGSDDVDESEDWLNTRYGHVDVTRSLTRYDERVVGDDRFFLTEVSTFGRYECAIDPDTVLVVAATPGFRWELDGDEGSPTDRPALFQPGRPYLAKVADSDIIGVGLPPEALQRTARLLYGHDELEVRFDGPYPAGDRAGARWLAALELVRREEARGLLGNDLIRASAYRLLAVTALESFRLVGDRSSLRASAARRTSVYRAGARFLRDHASLPITVEDAALAAGASTRELLLAFRSRNDEGVTPARYLRRVRLDAARHELTASADAAPAVDAQAIVERWGFGSPAAFELAYRREYAGPSAG
- a CDS encoding bifunctional [glutamine synthetase] adenylyltransferase/[glutamine synthetase]-adenylyl-L-tyrosine phosphorylase; translation: MTREQLSLTTLARAGFVGLSSVRGELDELVELTGFGVDDLLPALSAAADPDTALALALRLLRHAPVQTARYVPSRNDARRVFRVIGASEGAAEFFLRQPAELSALDYPITALPTAEELRADLLDSVGALDGVAALEGDAARTALRVRYRRRLVQIASFDLEQEDPVAGLDAVAAALSDLAAAALEASLAVARRETIGTGPGRFSEAEVRATRFAVIGMGKAGARELNYVSDVDVIYVTEGDEEAGLSSGRAVDIATRLAMLTQRGIHEPAIEPGLWEVDPNLRPEGKDGALVRTLESHIAYYDRWAKGWEFQALLKARPLAGDRELGERYVAALAPKVWSSASRENFVESVQRMRERVTDNIPDDETHYQLKLGPGGLRDVEFTVQLLQLVHGQTDELVRQRDTLSALAALAAQGYIGRDEAAAFSQDYRTLRLMEHRLQLRHLSRTHLMPRDESDVRILARATGLAPSAEQLLVRWNEIKHRVRGLHERLFYRPLLSAVAAMPTDDTGLTGGAGLTSEQAEARLAAIGFRDPRGALAHIAALTAGVSRRAIIQRHLLPVLLQWFAAGADPDYGLLTFRRLSEDLGTTHWYLKMLRDSTGAAERLTRVLSGSRYAGELLGRIPESVAWLESEDDLRPRSAEVLREETAAILGRHQSAATAAASLRAVRRREVLRLAFSAILGFATIEELARGLTAVNENVLEGVLSAIRAERGDAADLEFAIIGMGRFGGRELGFGSDLDVMYVFRPLAADQDAAHKAALAIVADLNRLTEDNRLPLDLDIGLRPEGKNGPPVRSLEAYRAYYKRWSLTWEAQALLRARGVAGDAALLADFEAVADEVRYPAAIGEQEVREVKRIKARVENERLPQGADPARHLKLGRGSLSDVEWFVQLVQLQHAAAIPALRTTSTLEALAVAVDNDLIAEDDAARLREAWLFASRARSAMTLWTNKTADVLPADRVALEGVARLLEYPPGSASRLEEDYLGVTRRARAVFERSFYGLPQRPAPTG
- a CDS encoding LCP family protein translates to MTPPRHADPAFPAGDSGAAEPVRRNVAHAQRVRPSVTKRILLSVAGALAVVLVAVGAFAAYSYVDLSNGLHRSAITLPGGPKKKDVAETNILVMGLDSRLDENGNPLPADVYNALHAGGQGDGGYNANVLMLIHIPAGGKKAVGISIPRDDYAPLSGSPDGVSQSKIKEAYGLALDQKLTELTKAGVAHDDAYQQARTFARQTELQTVSDFLGGVRIDHFIEVTMAAFYQVAQAVQPVTVCIAEDTQDPYSGADFKAGVQQLSASQAVSFVRQRRDENNTALNFTDLDRERRQQAFIVSLATKLKKADTFANPATLESLISAAKQNIALDSGFDLLSFASEAQHLAGGNITFTTLPITGYGVRDGKDVNLVDPDQIHAIVQQLLNPPAATATPTAAPGATASGVPVPSASAAAPAPTPSATKPPGPNGTYTDPTAPLPSGGVPCVK
- a CDS encoding YciI family protein, whose amino-acid sequence is MARYLLLYRADPEAMASMPEPTPEQAEQMNAAWTAWGEQVGAGLLDFGAPTAAVSDGADRSIGGYTLIEADGPDAVETLLTGHPHRAMGGTIDVYELTAIPGM